A segment of the Lactobacillus sp. ESL0700 genome:
GCTAGTCCAACATTTTTTCCTTCTACTTTTTTCTTAAAGTCATCTTCCATGTAGCGAACCTGAGGTCCAAGTAAAATACAATCAATATTCTTTTCAGACATTTTACTATCAGCTTCAGATGCTGGAGCAGCAAAAATTTCAACATCCTTATTTTGCTCTTGAGCTGCTTTTTGCATTTTTGTTACTAACAAACTAGTACTCATTCCAGCAGCACAGCACAACATAATTGTTTTTTTAGCCATTTTAAAATTCTCCATTAACCTCTCTTTTGGTGACATTTTTAGCATTTTCTTTTATTACTTTTTGATAAAAATAGTAACTATCTTTAGGATATCGTTTTAACTGCTTTTCAGAATAATTATCACGATCAACAAAAACTAAACCATATCTTTTATCTACACCATCATTAACACTTAACAAATCCATAAAAGACCATGGATTGAATGATATTACATTAACACCATCTTTTATGGCCTCGCGCAATTCAAAAATATGACCATTTAGGTATTTAATTCTTTTTTGATCGTGAACCTTACCATTTTCTAGCTCTTCATGCTCAGGCCAACCACATTCAGTA
Coding sequences within it:
- a CDS encoding PTS sugar transporter subunit IIB, which codes for MAKKTIMLCCAAGMSTSLLVTKMQKAAQEQNKDVEIFAAPASEADSKMSEKNIDCILLGPQVRYMEDDFKKKVEGKNVGLAVIDMQAYGMMDGAKVLAQAYQLMEDR